One genomic window of Onychostoma macrolepis isolate SWU-2019 chromosome 25, ASM1243209v1, whole genome shotgun sequence includes the following:
- the acanb gene encoding aggrecan core protein isoform X3 yields the protein MSLIWLLLYAYIHAISGMILFGDMADQDSPISVSIPVEPPMRPLLGGSMIIPCYFQDNTVQDPGAPTTAPLPHRIKWSYIYKGRISLILVASEGVVQVETDYVDRVHMVNYPMVPTDATIEISELHSSDSGTYRCEVMQGIEDNYDSVEMQVQGIVFHYRAISTRYTLTFEMAKAACIQNSAVIATPAQLQAAYDDGYHQCDAGWLSDQTVRYPIHEPREPCYGDKDNFPGVRTYGVRDINETYDVYCFAEKMSGSLFYSMSVEKFTFAEADDQCAKLGAQMATTGQLYLAWKDGMDVCSAGWLADRSVRYPINIARPQCGGGLLGVRTVYLFPNQTGYPYPDSRYDAICYAEKEDKVSTKTSPFPKIYTTTDSTFSVATFTSSPSAYTEEVTTVGEVRGQLVTDEPHNTTSIESPLPLPSNITEVEEDIINVITALPYLGYEIPMDNVTAETKGVIFHYRADSRRYAYTFEEAQVACQKLGAVIATPELLQTAYEAGLHQCSAGWLHDQTVRYPIVHPQKKCSGDQKDLPGIRSYNVRPAHERYDVYCYMDQIKGEIFHVSSLAGFTYYEAVAHCRKLGSTLASTGELYASWNQGFHKCSPGWLSDRSVRYPVRNPGFGCGENKTGVHTIYAQPNQTGFPNPYSRYDAYCIKANLSVLLDEDMLNTTKMGKDLNMTDITELLRPVRPIVPPLLVDLSGSGSGSGSASGSESGDPDSHSGYMSGSGIPSGSTSGSDQSGDSSGNLVRYQEGADTLVWQTSASGSSMEAREGSGSGSGVIITSVSSGDQESGEESGLFYEQSGARGLPSGLGSGSSGSGTSGFFSGEESSLPSGLGSGISGSGTSGFFSGEELSGSGFSSVSFINTEMIDLTASPSGEQELSGVSPFELTDVSGIGSASGSAIGSGSGFGSGTIIDFASGSAIGFGSGSASGASGYPSHPSGEVSGHIQSQDGKIVILTDDEVELMFRPTIGTEQGRGSVEISGEGSSQEHYAEDLSISLSNSTSYEDYWSVNETVDLLPETHKQLNVITEAFDVTDQSPLNTTPPTTSVLITSPSALLQTPKAMEEPSVTDGLCSLQGGIAVCQCHLGFSGENCSTSVQGCAEGWMEFMGSCYIHFDERETWTSAEQHCQELNSHLVSISSQQEQEFVKNQARDYQWIGLNDKDVQNQFSWTDGSPLIYKNWRPNQPDNYFSTREDCVVMIWHEDGQWNDVPCNYHLPFTCKSGPVTCSSPPEVKNARMLGNSKDRYPVNSIIRYQCDSGFTQRHLSVVRCLPDGQWEEPKVECIGGKTNNRLRKRSLKTHPKAVNSRTWRKVL from the exons ATGTCTTTGATTTGGCTCCTACTGTATGCATACATCCATGCCATTTCTGGCATGATCTTGTTTGGAGACATGGCTG ATCAGGACAGCCCCATTAGTGTGAGTATCCCTGTGGAACCACCAATGCGTCCCCTATTGGGGGGAAGCATGATTATACCTTGCTACTTCCAGGACAACACTGTCCAGGACCCTGGAGCCCCAACCACTGCCCCACTGCCCCACCGTATTAAGTGGAGCTACATCTACAAGGGCAGAATCTCTCTTATTCTCGTTGCCAGTGAGGGCGTGGTGCAGGTTGAGACAGACTACGTGGACCGGGTCCATATGGTAAACTACCCCATGGTGCCAACTGACGCCACCATTGAGATCTCAGAACTCCACTCCAGTGACTCCGGCACCTACCGCTGTGAGGTCATGCAGGGGATTGAAGATAACTATGATTCTGTTGAAATGCAAGTCCAAG GCATTGTGTTTCACTACCGAGCAATTTCTACTCGATATACCTTGACATTTGAGATGGCAAAGGCAGCCTGCATCCAGAACAGTGCTGTTATTGCAACTCCCGCACAGCTGCAAGCTGCCTATGATGATGGATACCATCAATGTGATGCTGGTTGGCTTTCAGACCAAACTGTGAG GTATCCCATTCATGAGCCAAGGGAGCCTTGCTATGGAGACAAAGACAATTTCCCAGGGGTACGAACATATGGAGTCAGAGACATCAATGAGACCTATGACGTGTACTGTTTTGCAGAGAAAATGTCAG GCAGTTTGTTCTACTCTATGTCTGTGGAGAAGTTCACCTTTGCAGAGGCTGATGACCAGTGTGCAAAGTTGGGAGCCCAAATGGCCACCACAGGGCAACTCTACCTAGCATGGAAGGATGGTATGGATGTGTGCAGTGCTGGCTGGCTAGCAGACAGGAGTGTGAGGTACCCCATTAACATAGCTCGACCCCAGTGTGGTGGGGGGCTTTTGGGAGTGCGAACGGTTTACCTGTTTCCAAATCAGACGGGTTATCCATACCCAGACTCCCGCTATGACGCAATCTGTTATGCAG aaaaagaaGATAAGGTCTCAACAAAGACCTCTCCATTTCctaaaatatacactaccacgGATTCCACGTTCAGTGTGGCTACATTCACCTCAAGCCCTTCAGCCTATACTGAAGAGGTGACCACAGTAGGGGAGGTCCGAGGCCAGCTAGTGACAGATGAGCCTCATAACACCACAAGCATAGAAAGTCCTCTACCTTTACCTTCCAACATAACTGAGGTTGAGGAGGACATTATTAATGTGATCACAGCTCTGCCTTACTTGGGATATGAGATTCCCATGGACAATGTCACTGCTG AAACTAAGGGAGTGATATTCCACTATCGCGCTGACTCCAGACGCTATGCTTACACCTTTGAGGAAGCACAAGTGGCATGTCAGAAGCTGGGAGCAGTCATAGCCACCCCTGAGCTTCTTCAGACGGCTTATGAAGCTGGCCTTCATCAATGCAGTGCAGGTTGGCTACATGACCAGACTGTCAG ATATCCAATTGTGCATCCTCAAAAGAAGTGCTCTGGAGATCAGAAGGACCTCCCTGGCATACGCTCTTACAATGTTAGGCCTGCACATGAGCGGTACGATGTGTACTGTTATATGGACCAGATAAAGG GGGAGATCTTCCATGTGAGCTCATTAGCAGGCTTCACCTACTATGAAGCTGTTGCCCATTGCAGAAAACTGGGTTCTACTCTTGCTTCAACTGGAGAACTGTACGCCTCATGGAATCAGGGTTTCCACAAGTGCAGTCCAGGCTGGCTGTCTGATCGCAGTGTCCGCTATCCTGTCCGCAACCCAGGCTTTGGTTGTGGTGAAAACAAGACAGGAGTGCACACTATTTATGCTCAACCAAACCAAACAGGCTTCCCAAATCCATACTCCAGATACGATGCATATTGCATCAAAG caaATCTGTCTGTGCTGCTTGATGAAGATATGTTGAACACTACAAAGATGGGGAAAGATCTTAACATGACGGACATAACAGAGCTGCTGAGACCTG TTCGTCCAATTGTCCCTCCCTTGCTTGTGGACCTGTCTGGATCTGGATCGGGCTCAGGCTCAGCATCAGGCTCAGAATCAGGTGATCCTGATTCCCATTCTGGGTACATGTCAGGGAGTGGCATACCCAGTGGGAGCACATCCGGTTCTGACCAAAGTGGTGATTCATCAGGTAACCTTGTGAGGTACCAAGAAGGTGCAGATACACTTGTGTGGCAGACTTCTGCCTCAGGCAGCTCTATGGAGGCAAGAGAAGGTAGTGGCAGCGGCAGTGGTGTTATCATTACTTCAGTATCATCAGGGGACCAAGAATCTGGAGAGGAATCTGGACTCTTTTATGAACAAAGTGGAGCTAGAGGCCTTCCATCAGGACTTGGCAGTGGATCTAGCGGTTCAGGAACAAGTGGATTCTTCAGTGGTGAGGAATCAAGCCTTCCATCAGGACTTGGCAGTGGAATTAGCGGTTCAGGAACAAGTGGGTTCTTCAGTGGTGAGGAATTGAGTGGGTCAGGCTTCTCTAGTGTATCATTTATAAACACAGAAATGATAGATCTGACTGCAAGTCCTTCTGGAGAACAGGAATTGTCTGGTGTTTCTCCGTTTGAATTGACTGATGTTAGTGGTATTGGCTCTGCTTCTGGCTCTGCTATTGGATCTGGCTCTGGATTTGGATCTGGCACCATCATTGACTTTGCGTCTGGCTCTGCCATTGGCTTTGGATCTGGCTCTGCTTCTGGAGCTTCGGGTTATCCCAGTCATCCTTCAGGTGAGGTATCTGGCCACATTCAGAGTCAGGATGGAAAGATTGTCATTCTGACGGATGATGAGGTCGAGTTGATGTTTAGGCCTACAATCGGAACAGAACAGGGTCGTGGATCCGTGGAGATCAGTGGAGAGGGCAGTAGTCAAGAACATTATGCTGAGGACCTCTCCATATCTCTTTCTAATAGTACTTCATATGAAGATTATTGGAGTGTCAATGAAACTGTTGATCTCCTACCAGAAACACATAAGCAACTTAATGTCATCACTGAAGCATTTGATGTGACTGATCAgtcaccactgaacacaacaCCACCCACCACTTCTGTACTCATTACTTCACCTTCAGCTTTACTACAAACACCAAAAGCTATGGAGGAGCCTTCTGTAACTGATG GTTTATGCTCTCTACAAGGTGGCATCGCAGTATGTCAGTGTCATTTAGGATTCAGCGGGGAAAACTGCTCAACAT CGGTACAGGGATGTGCTGAGGGGTGGATGGAGTTCATGGGCAGCTGTTATATCCATTTTGATGAGCGTGAGACCTGGACCAGTGCTGAGCAACACTGTCAAGAGCTAAACTCTCACCTGGTTAGCATATCCTCCCAACAAGAACAAGAGTTTGTAAAAA ATCAAGCTCGTGACTATCAATGGATTGGACTAAATGACAAGGATGTGCAAAATCAGTTTAGCTGGACAGACGGAAGCCCTTTG ATATATAAAAACTGGAGACCCAATCAGCCAGATAATTACTTCAGCACTAGAGAAGACTGTGTTGTAATGATATGGCATGAGGATGGCCAGTGGAATGATGTACCCTGCAACTATCATCTTCCTTTTACTTGCAAAAGTGGACCTG TCACATGTTCATCACCTCCTGAAGTGAAGAATGCCAGGATGTTAGGCAACAGCAAAGATCGCTACCCTGTTAATTCCATCATTCGATACCAGTGTGACAGTGGATTCACACAGCGCCACCTTTCAGTGGTACGTTGCTTACCTGACGGTCAGTGGGAGGAGCCTAAAGTGGAATGCATAGGAG gcaaaacaaacaacaggctACGGAAAAGATCACTCAAGACACATCCCAAAGCAGTCAATAGTCGAACGTGGAGGAAAGTCCtctaa